The window TATGCTGGGCGCCATGACCAACATCGGCTTCGGCATTGACATCGGCGGCTCCGGGATCAAGGGGGCCCGCGTCGACCTGGACAACGGTGACTTCGTCGGCGACCGCATCAAGATCGCGACGCCGCGGCCCGCGACCCCGGAGGCGGTGGCGAAGACCGTCGCCGAGATCGTGCGCCTCGCGGAGTGGGACGGCCCGGTGGGCCTGACGATGCCCAGCGTCATCAAGGCGCAGATCGCCCGCACCGCGGCGAACATCGACGAGTCGTGGATCGGCACCGACGTCCACGAGCTCTTCGCCCGCCACCTCGGCGACCGGGAGATCACCGTGCTCAATGACGCCGACGCCGCCGGCATCGCCGAGGTCGCCTTCGGCGATCCGCGGGCCCGCCAGGGTTCCGCGCTGTTCCTCACCTTCGGCACGGGCATCGGCTCGGCGCTGCTCATCGACGGCCACCTGTTCCCCAACACCGAGCTCGGCCACCTCATGATCGGTGACTTCGAGGCGGAGGAGCGGGCCTCCTCGGCGGCGAAGGACCGGGACGAGCTGAGCTTCCGCAAGTGGGCCAAGCGCGTCAACCGGGTCCTCGCCGAGTACGAACGCCTGCTCAACCCGGGTGCGTTCATCGTCGGGGGCGGCATCTCCCGCGAGCACGAGAAGTGGGTTCCGCTGCTGGAGGTGGAGGCCCCGGTCTTCCCGGCGCAGCTGC of the Corynebacterium humireducens NBRC 106098 = DSM 45392 genome contains:
- the ppgK gene encoding polyphosphate--glucose phosphotransferase — translated: MTNIGFGIDIGGSGIKGARVDLDNGDFVGDRIKIATPRPATPEAVAKTVAEIVRLAEWDGPVGLTMPSVIKAQIARTAANIDESWIGTDVHELFARHLGDREITVLNDADAAGIAEVAFGDPRARQGSALFLTFGTGIGSALLIDGHLFPNTELGHLMIGDFEAEERASSAAKDRDELSFRKWAKRVNRVLAEYERLLNPGAFIVGGGISREHEKWVPLLEVEAPVFPAQLRNRAGIVGAAMAVAAHVTP